From the genome of Syngnathus acus chromosome 24, fSynAcu1.2, whole genome shotgun sequence, one region includes:
- the fkbp3 gene encoding peptidyl-prolyl cis-trans isomerase FKBP3 has translation MADEPAREWSDEQLKSDDLPKKDLINFIQDNAAHSFLIEHKLLGNIKNVAKTANKDQLIAAYIELFANKRFKGTEPVEEVTKQVKAVKIDEKPKEVKAEVADEGPPKFTKSTLKKGDKTNFPKKGNTVSCWYTGTLEDGTVFDTNIPPVARKKKQTKPLSFKVGLGKVIRGWDEGLLTMSRGETARLEIEPEWAYGKKGRPDSKIPPNAKLIFEVELVAVD, from the exons ATGGCGGACGAGCCAGCGCGAGAGTGGAGCGACGAGCAGCTGAAAAGTGACGATTTGCCCAAAAAAGACCTGATCAACTTTATTCAGGACAATGCGGCACACTCG TTTCTCATCGAGCACAAACTGCTGGGAAATATCAAAAACGTGGCCAAAACTGCAAACAAGGATCAGCTCATCGCCGCCTACATCGAGTTATTTGCCAATAAA aGGTTTAAAGGCACAGAGCCGGTGGAAGAAGTGACGAAACAGGTCAAAGCCGTCAAAATAGATGAGAAGCCCAAAGAGGTCAAGGCAGAAGTTGCAGATGAG GGTCCACCCAAGTTTACTAAATCAACGCTTAAGAAAGGCGACAAGACTAACTTTCCTAAAAAAGGCAACACTGTGAGCTGCTGGTACACGGGCACGCTGGAGGATGGCACGGTCTTTGACACCAACATCCCACCAG tggcaagaaagaaaaagcaaaccaAGCCACTGAGCTTCAAAGTGGGCCTGGGCAAAGTCATCCGAGGG TGGGACGAGGGCCTGTTGACCATGAGCAGGGGTGAGACAGCCCGTCTGGAGATCGAACCTGAGTGGGCGTACGGAAAGAAGGGCCGCCCCGACTCCAA AATTCCACCTAATGCCAAGCTGATCTTTGAGGTGGAGCTAGTGGCTGTGGATTAA